The Daphnia magna isolate NIES linkage group LG3, ASM2063170v1.1, whole genome shotgun sequence genomic interval tttcgtCTGCGTTTGTTTAGTACAATCGGATCAAGAATTcatcttattgtttttttactcCGTATATTgtaagaatttttgtttttattttcgcgTTTGTGGCACCCATAACGTATTCGTTTACTTTCAGGGAAATATATGTATGACTTTATGTTGTCTTCTAAATAATGGAATCAGATAGAAAGGACAGTTTCACGTTACAATGCCAAACCGAAGCGTTTTCTGCCAGACGGGAATCGATATTTGGAAATTTACCGGTTGTAGAGCTGGCCCAAAAAGAAGTATATTCGCTGCCTTCGTCGGCAGTTTGCAACAGTCTGACAGAAGAAGAGGCTTCAGTAAATGATGATGTAACATCATATAAGGGAGAAGAAAGTATGTTCAAAAGGCCCATgccaaaacttaaaaaatcaTCACATGCACCAAGGAGATGTCAATATCTTAACAAAACAATTACTCCTGATCACAAAAGAAACCCACATAAATGGGTAAAGTACAGTTTGGCCACAACCTCTGATGTCACTGATAAGTCAAATACCGCAGCTGCTCTCTCATTTCTGAAAgacttggaaaaaagaaagcacAGCCTTGAAGATGAAATTCCAGAACCTGTGGATACTGGGAAGATTGTGTTCAAGAAGCCCAGAACTTGTGAAAAAAGGtcagaaaaaagtaaaacatACAGAGATGGGAAATTGTGTATGCCAGCCTTTGAATTTGGAACCAAgagagcaaaagaaaacaagaaagaaacaagaatGAAAGGTGAAAACTCATCACAGAAAGCAAAAGTTCAAAGCTGTCTCAGCCACTTAGAAGAAGAAGGTGATGACAATGGTAATGATGATGGTAACAGTGATGACAAAAAAGTGTAGATATTTGAGATTGTATTATCACTATAAAGAATAGTTGAGTGTGATTGTGGATATTGAGGATTGAGATCTGTGACATGTCCCACAGTTTTGTGAGCGCTGTTTCTTTGATGAAGATAAGCACCAGTAAATAATATTGCAGAGCGTATTCAGTAATTGCCAGGAAAAGAAACATTACTCctctagagaaaaaaaacaaacataaaaactcgttttttaaatgtaacaTTGGGAATAGTaaaattcaagaagaaaacgaCTACGTGTATTATTTTCAAGTCTCTTTATGTAGACATGAGATGTTATCATTTGAAATGGTTGTAACTGTTGCTTtcggaaaacaaataaaaccttttttaaaattgcatTGCTTATTGATTTTCAGTTTATCACTTATTCCACTTAGCTATCCACTATAACATTAAATATCGATAAAATTGGGAAATACGTATAGTTTTAGAGTTGGAAAGAATTCTTTAACAAAAGCAAGATAAAAACGCTCCACGTTACGGTGTCATGCGCCTGTCTACCGGTTTTCTCAGCAATTTTGTGTAACAGATAGTTCATCCAAGAGTCAATCATAGACActttaaacacacacacagttatACAATACAGCCTGTTACGTGATAAACACTTAATCAGATTATACACCGACCGAGATATTAtatctcttcaaattcttttcTCAAAGATGCTACATCACTTTACGGAACGTGAATGAAAAGATTCCGCCATGCATGATTCATCAAGCCGTTTTTGAAGCGTGACTAATTTTCTAGTGATATCCACCAAGTCAGAGCCGCTCACGTCCAAGTAGACGAATAGCATTCAGCTTCATTATATTTCGTGCCAGTTTGTTATAtacattgaaaaaataaaataaaataagcgTCGTTGGCTACTTGGCTTCGCTTTCCACCATATTGCTCGCTGTGCTCTACGCTGATGCGCAGTGTGTCGGCACATTTGCAATCGCGTTAGCCGGCGCCGTTTTAATGATGTGTCACTGCACGCCGTGAAGCTCTGTACATTTATCAGCAACGACGGCTACGTTGGGCGGTCATTTTACGGTTTCCGGATCCATAGTCCAACAAATGCACAAGAAGCAAACGCGGTCGGGCGGATCTATATGGCTGCTCTCTGGTACAGTACATCGTAGCGCGATTTTAACTGCGCCTCCTAAAACCCCTCTTCTTTTTGCACTGAGACGGAATCTAGCGGAACATAATGTATTGCATGCGTATAGCCCGCCTCCGCAAAACAAGTCTTCCCAGCGGCACCTTCGGTCCAAGTCAAAGACGACGAACGTGTAAAAGGAGTATAAAGGGCAGTCCGGTTTCCTATTTCCAGCTGTGGCTAGATAGTAATTTACTATTACAAAATATACATTTGCTTTTCATGTGTACACATTACACACCCATCCTCACCCctgctccattttcttttctcttttaaacCTTGGGCCAATGGCACATTATTAT includes:
- the LOC116919650 gene encoding protein TSSC4, producing MESDRKDSFTLQCQTEAFSARRESIFGNLPVVELAQKEVYSLPSSAVCNSLTEEEASVNDDVTSYKGEESMFKRPMPKLKKSSHAPRRCQYLNKTITPDHKRNPHKWVKYSLATTSDVTDKSNTAAALSFLKDLEKRKHSLEDEIPEPVDTGKIVFKKPRTCEKRSEKSKTYRDGKLCMPAFEFGTKRAKENKKETRMKGENSSQKAKVQSCLSHLEEEGDDNGNDDGNSDDKKV